CGCGCACGCCCTTGACCATGACCTTGTCCAGTTCGGTGACGCCGGCGCTGCTGCCGGCGTCCTGCGCGGCGGCCTGCGTGGCCACCAGGGTGAGTGCCGCCGCGAGCGCGGCGACCAGCGGCGTGTGACGGGTACTGCGATGTAGCTTGTTCATGGTCCCCTCCCAGGGATGACGACACTGCACGACCGTTTCGAATGGCAATGCCGGGGGGCATTGCGGTGTTGGCTGACGCGCGCCATCGCGCGTCACTGCAGAACGCCATGCAATGGCATGGCGTGGCAACTTGCTGGCGCGATTACGGGGACCCGCTGACCGCGCCGCTCGATGGTTCGACATTCCAGCCGCGCACTTGCAGCGTGGCATTGCGCAAGGTATCCGCCGATGGCCCGCGGATCTCGATCTCGCGCTGTTCGCCCGGCACCAGGCTCAGATAGTTGTCGCTGTAGTACGCCGGCAGGATGCGCTGGCCTTGCGCATCCACCAGGGTCAATTTGGTATTGAGTGCGACCTGCTGCGATGGATTGCGCACGGTGGCGTGCACCACCGGTTCGGCGCCATCCTGCAACCGCGTGGCAAGTTGCACCGGCACCGCGGCCAGCGCGTTGAGGCCGCGCATGGCAGAGGCATCTCCGGCCACCCAGTAGAAATTGCGCGAACGCACCACCGCATCGCGGTCGAGCAATTGCAGCCGCACGAATCCCAAGCCGTTGGTGTCCTTGAGCAACGGTGCCAGCTGCAGCACCGGCGCCGAGACCGCAACAGGCGCCGCCTCCACGGCCTGCTCGCGTTGCTGCAGCAGGGCGCCATTGCTGCCATAGACCTCTGCGCGCACGCGCAGGCCACGCACCGGCGTGCTGGCGTTGTTGACCACCACCACCTCGTGGCCCGGCAGGTTCATCTGCACATGCAATGTCTCTGCCGCGTTGCGCACGCCGTAATACGCCGCATGGGTGTCGTAATCGTGGCTGTAGATCTGCCACATGTTGCTGGGCCATGCCGGATGGCTCATCCACAACAGCCGCCCACTGTTCCTGGTCCACAGCTGCGCATTGAAGCCTTCGAAGATGGCGCGGTGGGTGTCGTAGTTGAGCAGCTGCGCCTTGCGTTCGAAATCGTCCAGGCTGGTCGGCGCACCCAGCTTGTCGGTAAGCGAGCGCATGAAGCTGGCGGTGTCGCCGTTCCCGGACTGGTGCCAGTCGTGATACGCCCAGGCGTCGCTGATGGGCCACTGGTCCTGCGCCACCGGGACCGAGGCCTTGAACGACTCCAGGGTGGAGAACGATGGCGTGCCCACCTCCACTGAAAAGCCCTGTGCCAGCGCATTGAAGTAGGCCACCGGCTCCCGGTAGTTGTACGGACCGCTGCCCTGCAGGTTGACCTGATTGGAGCTGCCGGTATACCAGCGCGTGCCATCGAGCTCGGCAACCAGCTTGTCCAGGCCTTCGTTGAGGATGGGTGCGGGAACGCCTTCGTTGCGTCCGAACCACAGCACGATGGAGGGATGATTGCGGAAGCGCTTGATCACGTCGGCGGCGTTGTCCAGGAACAGCGCCGCATCGGCAGGCTCCATGTTGTAGTTCTGGGTGGATTGCCAGAAGTCGTTGAACACCAGCATGCCGTATTCGTCGGCCAGCTCAAAGAAACTGGCCTCGGTGTTCTGCCCCACCCAGTTGCGCACCACGTTGAAGTGCGCGTCGCGTTGCAGGCGGAAATACGGCTCCAACCGTTCGCGCGAGACGCGCTTGCGCCAATCGTCCATGCCCCAGTTGCCACCCTTGACGGCAATGCGCACGCCATTGATGCGGATGGCCAGGTAAGGCGCCAACGCGTCATCGTTCAAGGATGTCACCGCCGGCGAGGCCTGCGCACCCGGGTAGAACGACTGCGCATCGCCGCCGGGCACCGGGCGAATCGCGCTATGACGTGCATCGACGATGCGTTCGCCACGCAGCCGGGCCTTGTTGAAATCCACCAGCACGCGGCGCAGTGCACCGTCCTGGTCGAACAACGACAATTCATAGCCGACTTCACGAATGCCGAAGCGTAACTGCTGCGTGTCCGAGCGAACACCGGCCACATCCACGCCCACCTGCAAGGTATACAGCGCCGGTTCGCCATAGCCGTTGGGCCACCACAGGCGGGGATTGGCGATGGCCAGTTCCGGCGTATCGGCCGCGGTGAGCGTGAGCGTGGTACCACCGGCCGGCACATCGACCTGGCGCTGGATGCGCACATCGCCCATGGTCAGCTGCACGGTGCCCCGCACTGCCGTGGCGCTGTCGTTGCGCAGCGGCACATTGATTTCAAGGTCGGCACGCCGGTGATCCGGGGCCAGCCGGGTCGTGACCACCTGGGTGTCGCCAAGCACCACCGGCCCGGTGGCGTGCAGCTGCACGTCCTGCCACAAGCCGGCATTGCGATCGCGTACCGCCGGAATCCAGTCCCAGCCTTCGCTGGCGATGAAGGTTGGCCCATCCAGCGCCTGCACGCCGCCGTTTTCGCCCACGCCTGCGGTCATCGATTGCTCGTGCGCAATGCCCGGATGCGGCGGCGGAGAAACGCGTACCGCAATCACATTGCGGCCGGCCTTGAGCTGCTTGCTGACATCGAAGCGCCCACGTGCGAAGGCACCGCGCGTGCGCCCCACCTGCGTGCCATTGACCCAGACCTCACCGGCATAGTTGATGCCGTTGAACAGCAGTTCCAGCCGCTTTCCCTGCGCTGCCGCCGGCAGATCGAAACTGCTGCGATACCACCAGTCCTGCCGGCTCAGCGATTCGGGAATGGCCATGTTGTTGAGACCAATATCCGGATCCGGATACACGCCGCGATCGACCAGTGTGGTGAGCACCGTGCCCGGCACGGTGGCCACGCGCCAGGCCGCAGCAGCGCCTGCGTCATCGCCGCGCGACAGGCTGGCGCCGGTGGCCTGCGCCAGATCCGCTGCGGCAGCCAGCTGCCACGCCCCCACCCGCCACGCCGCTGCATCCAGGGGCTGCAGCGCGGGCGTCTGCGGTATCGGCTTGGCCACTGGTGCAGAAAAGGCCGCCGCACTGCGTGGCAGCGTGGCCGGCGCCTGCGGTGCCACCTGGCCGGCCATCTGCTTGACCTGCACCTGCCAGGCCGGCGAGGCATCTTCGAAACGCTGCAAGGTCGCGTCAGGCGCGCTGGACGCAAGTTGCGCGACAGCTGCAGCATCCAGGGCGCCCGCATGCGCGAGGAAACCGGCAATCTCGCCACCGAAGTGCTGCGTATATGCGGCAGGCTGTTCGCGTGGGCCGAACATCAGCACCGGCGCGACCGCACTCCGGCGTAGCGCGCCACTGGCCACCCGACGGCCGTTGGCGTACAGCGTCAACTGCCCGCCTTGCGCCACCGCCGCGACCTGTGTCCAGCTACCGGCACGCAGTGCCTGCTTGCTGCGCAGCACGGTGTCGGCGCCCTGCACGAAGCCGAGCCTGCCGTTGTCGATGGTGAAATAGCGGCCTGCGGCTTGCGGCTCGCCGAGACCGGCGATCAATGCCGGGCCTGCAGTCGCACGCGAGGGGCGCACCCAGCCGGACACGCTCCAGTCTGCGTCGGCGGCCAACAACGGTGCATCGGCGGCAAGCTTCTTCGCCAACCCCATTCCGCCCGCCAGCACGCGGACATCGTACGGGCCGGACGAAGGCACATCGGCAGGCGCAGCCTCCACTGCAGCCCACGCCATGCAACCGCACAACACCCACAGCGCTCCACGGCGGAACGCCTTACGAACCATCAGCATTAGAGGCCTCTCCCAAGCTCTACTGCCAAGCAACGGTGGACACCACCAACATGCAATCGGCAACACGTCCATAGACATGTTGGGCATTGCGTTCGGTCGTGCCGCCCGTGGCTGCCGCCCCTGTTTCAGCGGCCATGGTGCGAGGTAACGTTACCCCAAGGCGATATCGACGACAACCGTTCTGCGTTAGGGTGGTCGCTCCCAGGAGGAGGGAACCATGCGAAACCTGATTCAGTCCGCACTACCCGTGGCGTGTGCCTTGCTGTGTTTTGCCGCTGTACCCGCGTCGGCGCAGCGCCTGAGCGTGCAGTCGCCCGATGCACGTACCCAGGTGGAATTCACCCTGGGCGAGGGCGGCGTGCCGAGCTACCGCGTGCTGTACCGCAACACGATCGTGCTCGACGATGCGCCACTTGGACTGGATCTTGGCAAGGCCGGCACGCTCGGTCGCGGCATGACCGTGCAAGGCAGTACGACCGACACGCACGACAGCCGCTTTGCATTGCCGGTCGGCAAGACCCGCCAGGCGCGCGACCATTACCGCGCGTTGCGCGTGCAGCTCTCCGACCCGCAACAGCGACGCCTGGATATCGAACTGCGCGCCTACGACGAGGGCGTGGCACTGCGCTACGTATTGCCCGATGCTGGCGATGTGCGCATTCGCGATGAGCTCACCAGCTTCGCCTTTCCGCGTGATTACGCATGCTGGACATTGAACCTCGGTCGTTTCGGCACCAGCCACGAGGGCGAGTACGACGCCATCGCGGCGTCGAAGTTGCGCCCGCACAATCTGCTCGAGCTGCCACTGGTCTGCCAGACCGATGCCAAGGGCACCACCCTGGCGATCGGCGAGGCGAACCTGCGCGATTACGCCGGCCTGTATCTCACCGGACGCGCCGACGGCGGGCTGGGTGTATCGGCAAAACTGTCGCCGCGCCTGGACGACCCCAAGCTGGCGGTCAGCATCGACGCGAAGGGCCGCGATTTCGCCACGCCCTGGCGCGTGATCATGCTGGGCGACACCCCGGCGAGCCTGATCGAATCCAACCTGATTTCCGCATTGAATCCGCCGCCGGCGTTCGATGCGC
The window above is part of the Xanthomonas campestris pv. badrii genome. Proteins encoded here:
- a CDS encoding glycosyl hydrolase 2 galactose-binding domain-containing protein, with protein sequence MLMVRKAFRRGALWVLCGCMAWAAVEAAPADVPSSGPYDVRVLAGGMGLAKKLAADAPLLAADADWSVSGWVRPSRATAGPALIAGLGEPQAAGRYFTIDNGRLGFVQGADTVLRSKQALRAGSWTQVAAVAQGGQLTLYANGRRVASGALRRSAVAPVLMFGPREQPAAYTQHFGGEIAGFLAHAGALDAAAVAQLASSAPDATLQRFEDASPAWQVQVKQMAGQVAPQAPATLPRSAAAFSAPVAKPIPQTPALQPLDAAAWRVGAWQLAAAADLAQATGASLSRGDDAGAAAAWRVATVPGTVLTTLVDRGVYPDPDIGLNNMAIPESLSRQDWWYRSSFDLPAAAQGKRLELLFNGINYAGEVWVNGTQVGRTRGAFARGRFDVSKQLKAGRNVIAVRVSPPPHPGIAHEQSMTAGVGENGGVQALDGPTFIASEGWDWIPAVRDRNAGLWQDVQLHATGPVVLGDTQVVTTRLAPDHRRADLEINVPLRNDSATAVRGTVQLTMGDVRIQRQVDVPAGGTTLTLTAADTPELAIANPRLWWPNGYGEPALYTLQVGVDVAGVRSDTQQLRFGIREVGYELSLFDQDGALRRVLVDFNKARLRGERIVDARHSAIRPVPGGDAQSFYPGAQASPAVTSLNDDALAPYLAIRINGVRIAVKGGNWGMDDWRKRVSRERLEPYFRLQRDAHFNVVRNWVGQNTEASFFELADEYGMLVFNDFWQSTQNYNMEPADAALFLDNAADVIKRFRNHPSIVLWFGRNEGVPAPILNEGLDKLVAELDGTRWYTGSSNQVNLQGSGPYNYREPVAYFNALAQGFSVEVGTPSFSTLESFKASVPVAQDQWPISDAWAYHDWHQSGNGDTASFMRSLTDKLGAPTSLDDFERKAQLLNYDTHRAIFEGFNAQLWTRNSGRLLWMSHPAWPSNMWQIYSHDYDTHAAYYGVRNAAETLHVQMNLPGHEVVVVNNASTPVRGLRVRAEVYGSNGALLQQREQAVEAAPVAVSAPVLQLAPLLKDTNGLGFVRLQLLDRDAVVRSRNFYWVAGDASAMRGLNALAAVPVQLATRLQDGAEPVVHATVRNPSQQVALNTKLTLVDAQGQRILPAYYSDNYLSLVPGEQREIEIRGPSADTLRNATLQVRGWNVEPSSGAVSGSP